Part of the Phycisphaerae bacterium genome, CGCGAGACGCAGAGAACCTGTACTTCTACGTCGAGACCGCCGGGCCTGTCACAGAGCCGGCCGGAGACGGCTGGATGACGCTGTGGGTCGACATCGACCGCAACAAGAGCACCGGATGGGAGGGTTACGATTTCGCGGTCAATCACAAGAGGCCCGACGGAAACGAAGCAGCTTTGGAGCGAAGCGAGCGCGGATGGAACTGGTCCGAGATCGGCCAAGTCGCGTTCCGGGTCCAGGGCAGCCGATTGGAGATGCGTGTACCAAGAACACTCGTCGGCCTGGAGGCAAACGCTCCGCTCGACTTCGAGTTCAAGTGGACCGACAACGTGCCTGCCTCTGGCGACATCCTGGACTTCTACCTCTACGGCGACGTCGCTCCCAGCGGCCGGTTCAATTACCGCTACCACGCTCCGTAGGTCGGTGGCGTGCGATGCACACCCCGCAGACTCGACAAGGTCGATTCGGCTTGAAGGAGCCTTGGGGCAGGCGTATACTGGCGGCCGAATTTCAGGACTGATGGTGTCGAAGCACGCCCACGGGAAACATATGAGAGATTTCAGCAAGACAAGACGGATCGTCATCAAGATCGGCACGCACACGCTGACTAAAGATACCGGGATCGATGCGGCGTATTTCCGGCGAGTCGCCTCGCAGGTCACTTCGCTGCTCCAGGCCGGTCGGCAGGTGGTCATCGTCACCTCCGGCGCCATCGGCATGGGGGCCGGCCAACTGGCGCTTTCCACCAGGCCCAAGGACATGAAGATGCGTCAGGCCTGCGCCGCCATCGGCCAACCCTTGCTGATGCAGGAGTACCGCAAGGCCTTCCTCCGGCACGGTGTCACGGTTGGCCAGGTCCTGTTGACAGCCGAGGTGTTGAGCAACCGCAAGACCTACCTGAACCTGCGCAACGCGATCGAGACGCTTCTGAGTCTGAACATCGTCCCGGTCCTCAACGAGAACGACAGCATCAGCACCGCCGAGATCGGCACGGCGTTCGGCGACAACGACCGGCTCAGCGCCCTGGTCGCCAGCAAGATCGACGCGGACCTGCTGATCATGCTGACCGACATCGACGCGCTATACGACAAGAACCCGAACGATCACGCCGACGCCAGGCCAATCTCCTCGGTCTTCGAGATTACCGAGGAGATCGCACGCAACGCTGGCGGCTCCGGCAGCCGGCACGCCACCGGCGGGATGAAGACCAAGATCGAGGCAGCGCGAATCGCTTCGCAGGCGGGCTGCCGCATGGTCCTGGCCAACGGTCGAGCCAGAGACGTGATCGGCCGGATCGTGGCGGGCGAGGAGATCGGTACGATCTTCCTGCCCAAACGCAAGCTCAGCAATCGAGCGCGGTGGATCATCAACAGCCGTCCGGCCGGAACAGTGCGCATCGACGACGGCGCGATGAAGGCGCTGCGGAATCACAAGAGCCTGCTGCCCTCCGGCGTCGTCGCGGTCGAAGGCAACTTTCAGGCCGGCGACGTCGTTCTGCTCAACGGCGCCGCCAAGGCGGTCACGAGCCTCGGCAGCGCACAGCTCAGGACGCTGGCCGGCAAACACAGCACCGAGATCAAGGCCCTGCTGGGCCCCGGCCACCGCGACGTCGTCGCCATTCCCGAAGACATCGTCTTCATCGATAATTGATGATTGATTATTGACGAGTGCGCTACGCGTTCAGGGCCTTGTTCATCCGGGCGATGGTGTCGTCGACCTGCTCGGTACTCAGCATCCCGACCGTGATGGCGTCGACCAGCTCATTCTCGAAGACGAACCGCAGCGAGGCGTCTTTCTGCTCGGGACGGGTCAGCGCACCGGCTCCAAAAATCTTCATCCCGATGATCACTTTGCCGTTGGCCCTGGCCTGCTTGAGGACGGGCACCACCTCCTCGACCGACGCATCCATGGCGGCCTCGCGGCCCGTGTTGTTGATCCGCGCCAGGATCACGTCCGTCCAGGGATGTGTGGCGGCGACCTTCAGGGCGCCGAGGTCGTGGCACGAAACCCCCACCGCCCGG contains:
- the proB gene encoding glutamate 5-kinase, with amino-acid sequence MRDFSKTRRIVIKIGTHTLTKDTGIDAAYFRRVASQVTSLLQAGRQVVIVTSGAIGMGAGQLALSTRPKDMKMRQACAAIGQPLLMQEYRKAFLRHGVTVGQVLLTAEVLSNRKTYLNLRNAIETLLSLNIVPVLNENDSISTAEIGTAFGDNDRLSALVASKIDADLLIMLTDIDALYDKNPNDHADARPISSVFEITEEIARNAGGSGSRHATGGMKTKIEAARIASQAGCRMVLANGRARDVIGRIVAGEEIGTIFLPKRKLSNRARWIINSRPAGTVRIDDGAMKALRNHKSLLPSGVVAVEGNFQAGDVVLLNGAAKAVTSLGSAQLRTLAGKHSTEIKALLGPGHRDVVAIPEDIVFIDN